A DNA window from Altererythrobacter sp. B11 contains the following coding sequences:
- the hslU gene encoding ATP-dependent protease ATPase subunit HslU, whose amino-acid sequence MTDNLTPKAIVAALDEHIIGQAEAKRAVAVALRNRWRRQKLSPDLRDEVTPKNILMIGPTGCGKTEISRRLAKLADAPFVKVEATKFTEVGYVGRDVEQIARDLVEEAIRLEKDRRREAVREAASKAAMERLLNALVGDGASEATRESFRQRVVQNAMNDVEVEIEVEEAPGMPMEIPGMGGNVGMINLSDMMGKAFGKQNLKRRKLKVPDAWDKLVEEEAEKRMDQDDVARTALANAETNGIVFLDEIDKIAVSDVRGGSVSREGVQRDLLPLIEGTTVATKYGPMKTDHVLFIASGAFHVAKPSDMLPELQGRLPIRVELKALTEKDFVSILTDTRANLVQQYRALIGTEEVTVEMGAEAVAEVARIAAQVNESVENIGARRLQTVMEKLFEELSFEAEDRKGETVTIDAAYVKDKLAGLASDADLSKYIL is encoded by the coding sequence ATGACCGACAATTTGACACCCAAGGCGATCGTCGCCGCGCTCGACGAGCATATCATCGGCCAGGCGGAGGCGAAGCGCGCCGTAGCCGTGGCCCTGCGCAACCGCTGGCGGCGCCAGAAGCTGTCGCCCGATCTGCGCGACGAGGTGACGCCCAAGAATATCCTGATGATCGGCCCCACCGGCTGCGGCAAGACCGAGATCAGCCGCCGGCTGGCGAAGCTGGCCGACGCCCCCTTTGTGAAGGTGGAAGCGACCAAGTTCACCGAAGTCGGCTATGTCGGCCGTGACGTGGAGCAGATTGCCCGCGACCTGGTGGAAGAGGCGATCCGGCTGGAGAAGGACCGCCGCCGCGAAGCGGTGCGCGAAGCGGCCAGCAAGGCGGCGATGGAACGGCTGCTGAATGCGCTGGTGGGCGACGGTGCATCCGAAGCCACGCGCGAAAGCTTCCGCCAGCGCGTGGTGCAGAACGCCATGAATGATGTCGAAGTGGAGATCGAAGTCGAGGAAGCCCCCGGCATGCCGATGGAGATTCCCGGCATGGGCGGCAATGTCGGCATGATCAATCTCAGCGACATGATGGGCAAGGCCTTCGGCAAGCAGAACCTCAAGCGCCGCAAGCTCAAGGTGCCCGATGCGTGGGACAAGCTGGTGGAGGAAGAGGCCGAGAAGCGGATGGACCAGGATGACGTGGCCCGCACCGCGCTGGCCAATGCCGAAACCAACGGCATCGTGTTCCTGGACGAGATCGACAAGATCGCCGTCAGCGATGTGCGCGGTGGCTCCGTCAGCCGCGAAGGCGTGCAGCGCGATCTGCTGCCGCTGATCGAAGGCACGACGGTGGCGACCAAATACGGCCCGATGAAGACCGACCATGTGCTGTTCATCGCCAGCGGCGCCTTCCATGTGGCGAAGCCCAGCGACATGCTGCCCGAACTGCAGGGCCGCCTGCCGATCCGGGTGGAGCTGAAGGCGCTGACCGAGAAGGACTTCGTGTCCATCCTCACCGATACGCGCGCCAATCTGGTGCAGCAGTATCGCGCGCTGATCGGAACGGAAGAGGTGACGGTGGAAATGGGCGCGGAAGCCGTGGCCGAAGTCGCCCGCATCGCCGCGCAGGTGAACGAAAGCGTTGAGAATATCGGCGCGCGCCGCCTGCAGACGGTGATGGAAAAGCTGTTCGAGGAACTGAGCTTCGAGGCGGAGGACCGCAAGGGCGAGACCGTGACGATCGACGCCGCCTATGTGAAGGACAAGCTCGCCGGCCTCGCCAGCGATGCCGATCTCAGCAAATATATCCTGTGA
- a CDS encoding DUF1737 domain-containing protein: MSNSPPDGKLPYRCLTGPDDDSFCARVSEALRQGWRLHGSPALTYNGDRVIVAQAVVWPGYEG, from the coding sequence ATGAGCAATTCGCCGCCCGATGGGAAGCTGCCCTATCGCTGCCTTACGGGCCCGGATGACGACAGCTTCTGCGCCCGCGTGTCCGAAGCGCTGCGGCAGGGCTGGCGGCTGCATGGCTCGCCCGCGCTGACCTATAATGGCGATCGGGTGATCGTGGCGCAGGCGGTGGTCTGGCCGGGCTACGAGGGCTGA